The following proteins are encoded in a genomic region of Brachypodium distachyon strain Bd21 chromosome 1, Brachypodium_distachyon_v3.0, whole genome shotgun sequence:
- the LOC100828256 gene encoding probable polyol transporter 6 produces MGEDEEQRKNGSDVDEGRKKKNKYAVACSIIGSIISILMGYDTGVMSGAMLFIKEDLKTNDTQVQVLAGILNVCALAGSLTAGRVSDLVGRRRTISLAACIFLAGSVLMGLSPNFATLLAGRCVAGVGVGYALMIAPVYAAEIASADIRGSLTSLPEICISFGILIGYVANYFLAKLPLVYGWRTMLGLGALPSAALALGVLAMPESPRWLVMQGRADEALVVLNKVCDDGAEAEVRLTEIKAAAGGGGGGSGKGVLKELFVRPTPAVRRILVAALGVHFFQHLTGIEAVVLYSPRIFKAAGIATRNEILAATIGVGVTKTVFIMTAILLVDRVGRRPLYLSSLAGIVASLTCLGLGLTVIERAASSSSPAPAWAVALAITTVFAFVASFSVGVGPITWAYSSEVYPLRLRAQGASVGVATNRIMNAGVSMTFVTLYKAITIGGAFFLFAGLAVVAAAFFYFFCPETQGRPLEDIEEVFSTGWRARQRHHRSSSSVPDDCKGRP; encoded by the exons ATGGGAGAGGATgaggagcagaggaagaaTGGCAGCGATGTGGAtgaggggaggaagaagaagaacaagtacGCCGTGGCCTGCTCCATCATCGGCTCCATCATCTCCATCCTCATGGGCTACG ACACGGGCGTGATGAGCGGCGCGATGCTGTTCATCAAGGAGGACCTCAAGACGAACGACACCCAGGTACAGGTCCTGGCGGGGATCCTCAACGTGTGCGCGCTGGCGGGTTCCCTCACCGCGGGCCGCGTCTCGGACCTCgtgggccgccgccggaccaTCTCGCTGGCGGCCTGCATTTTCCTGGCAGGCTCCGTCCTCATGGGCCTCTCCCCCAACTTCGCCACGCTCCTGGCCGGCCGCTGCGTGGCCGGCGTGGGCGTCGGCTACGCGCTCATGATCGCGCCCGTCTACGCCGCCGAGATCGCCTCCGCCGACATCCGCGGCTCCCTCACCTCGCTCCCGGAGATCTGCATAAGCTTCGGGATCCTCATCGGCTACGTCGCCAACTACTTCCTCGCCAAGCTGCCGCTCGTCTACGGCTGGCGCACCATGCTCGGGCTCGGCGCGCTCCCGAGCGCCGCGCTCGCGCTCGGCGTGCTCGCCATGCCGGAGTCGCCCCGGTGGCTCGTCATGCAGGGCCGGGCCGACGAGGCGCTCGTCGTCCTCAACAAGGTGTGCGACGACGGAGCCGAGGCTGAGGTCCGGCTCACCGAGATCAAGGCCGCCgctgggggcggcggcggtggcagtgGGAAGGGCGTGCTGAAGGAGCTGTTCGTGCGCCCGACGCCGGCCGTGCGGCGCATCCTGGTGGCCGCCCTGGGCGTGCATTTCTTCCAACACCTTACGGGCATCGAGGCCGTGGTGCTCTACAGCCCCCGGATCTTCAAGGCGGCCGGCATCGCCACCCGCAATGAGATCCTGGCGGCGACCATCGGCGTCGGGGTCACCAAGACGGTGTTCATCATGACGGCCATCCTGCTGGTCGACCGCgtggggcggcggccgctctACCTGTCCAGCCTGGCCGGCATCGTGGCCTCGCTGACCTGCCTCGGGCTCGGCCTCACCGTCATCGAGCgggcggcgtcgtcgtcgtctccggcgccggcgtgggcGGTGGCGCTGGCCATCACGACGGTGTTCGCCTTCGTGGCGTCCTTCTCCGTCGGCGTGGGGCCCATCACGTGGGCATACAGCTCCGAGGTGTACCCGCTGCGGCTGCGCGCGCAGGGCGCCAGCGTCGGCGTCGCCACCAACAGGATCATGAACGCCGGCGTGTCCATGACGTTCGTGACGCTGTACAAGGCGATCACCATCGGCGgggccttcttcctcttcgcgGGGCTGGCCGTGGTCGCGGCGGCATTCTTCTACTTCTTCTGCCCGGAGACGCAGGGCAGGCCGCTGGAGGACATCGAGGAGGTGTTCAGCACCGGCTGGCgcgcgcggcagcggcaccatcgatcgtcgtcgtcggtgcCCGACGACTGCAAGGGACGGCCATGA